A window of Citrus sinensis cultivar Valencia sweet orange chromosome 7, DVS_A1.0, whole genome shotgun sequence contains these coding sequences:
- the LOC102607482 gene encoding uncharacterized protein LOC102607482, with product MERSQNVQVIGKRIWSVVRVVFFMLRKGLCKRKLLVDLNMMLKRGKIAGGKALNNLIHHHHHHHYHHHRGHESSFHMAAQREYEFSCSNTPNYTFPYFHNANSNKRSKNNFLFGCAHAPATLDDNDAATVNAVKVVLEMLNNDKLVEASPALPGFGRSPFVRPLRITDSPFPLKDTDDDSGYVDKAAEEFIQKFYKELKNQKRSMADE from the coding sequence atggagcgAAGCCAAAACGTACAAGTGATAGGGAAAAGAATATGGAGTGTTGTACGTGTAGTATTTTTCATGCTAAGAAAGGGCCTGTGCAAGAGAAAGCTCTTGGTTGATCTCAACATGATGCTCAAACGCGGCAAGATTGCCGGGGGCAAAGCCCTGAACAATCTCattcaccaccaccaccaccaccactaccACCACCACCGCGGCCACGAGTCGTCGTTCCACATGGCAGCGCAGCGAGAGTACGAGTTCAGCTGCAGCAACACACCAAACTACACTTTCCCCTACTTCCATAATGCCAACAGCAACAAGAGATCAAAGAACAACTTCTTATTCGGGTGTGCTCACGCGCCGGCGACCCTCGACGACAACGACGCCGCGACCGTCAACGCCGTTAAGGTGGTCTTGGAGATGCTGAACAATGACAAGTTGGTGGAGGCTTCCCCGGCGCTGCCCGGGTTCGGAAGGAGCCCCTTTGTGAGGCCGTTGAGGATAACGGACTCGCCGTTTCCGTTAAAGGATACTGATGATGACAGTGGGTATGTGGACAAAGCAGCCGAGGAGTTTATTCAGAAGTTCTATAAAGAGTTGAAGAACCAGAAGAGATCAATGGCTGATGAGtga
- the LOC102607190 gene encoding uncharacterized protein LOC102607190, whose product MTKMAPHGEAIASTFVTRSSNNFSNSKPPRLSNDNLQRTVSDISFELMSKEAVDNIKTLPPISEVEDAKCECCGMSEECTPEYIERVRDKFFGKWICGLCAEAVKEEMEKDGGKSRDQALSAHINACARFNKFGRAYPVLFQAEAMRELLKKNSARGLRAKSISPRDNKGGRQNKGGIARSSSCIPAITREMTDLAIKN is encoded by the coding sequence atgaCCAAGATGGCACCACATGGAGAGGCTATTGCAAGCACTTTTGTAACAAGGAGCAGCAACAACTTCTCCAACTCCAAGCCACCGAGGCTCTCAAATGATAACTTGCAACGCACGGTATCTGATATCTCATTTGAGCTTATGAGCAAAGAGGCCGTGGATAATATAAAAACACTTCCACCAATCTCTGAGGTCGAAGATGCCAAGTGCGAGTGCTGCGGCATGTCTGAGGAGTGCACACCGGAGTACATAGAGCGAGTTCGTGACAAGTTCTTTGGGAAGTGGATATGCGGGTTGTGTGCCGAGGCAGTGAAGGAAGAGATGGAGAAAGATGGAGGAAAAAGCAGAGATCAAGCTCTGAGTGCACACATAAATGCATGTGCTAGGTTTAATAAGTTTGGAAGAGCTTATCCTGTTTTGTTCCAAGCTGAGGCCATGAGAGAGCTCTTGAAGAAGAATAGCGCAAGGGGTCTTAGGGCTAAATCTATTAGCCCTAGGGACAATAAAGGAGGACGGCAAAATAAAGGTGGGATTGCGAGGAGTTCAAGTTGCATACCAGCTATTACAAGGGAGATGACTGATCTTGCTATCAAAAACTGA
- the LOC102606682 gene encoding homeobox-leucine zipper protein ATHB-15, producing the protein MAMSCKDGKTGSLDNGKYVRYTPEQVEALERLYHECPKPSSIRRQQLIRECPILSNIEPKQIKVWFQNRRCREKQRKEASRLQAVNRKLTAMNKLLMEENDRLQKQVSQLVYENGYFRQHTQSTTLATKDTSCESVVTSGQHHLTPQHPPRDASPAGLLSIAEETLTEFLSKATGTAVEWVQMPGMKPGPDSVGIVAISHGCSGVAARACGLVGLEPTRVAEILKDRPSWFRDCRAVEVLNVLPTANGGTIELLYMQLYALTTLAPARDFWLLRYTSVLEDGSLVVCERSLKNIQNGPTMPPVQHFVRAEMLPSGYLIRPCEGGGSIIHIVDHMDLEPWSVPEVLRPLYESSTVLAQKTTMAALRQLRQMAQEVTQSSVNGWGRRPAALRALSQRLSRGFNEAVNGFTDEGWTVMGNDGMDDVTVLVNSSPDKLMGLNLSFANGFPAVSNAVLCAKASMLLQNVPPAILLRFLREHRSEWADNNIDVYSAAAIKVGPCSLPGSRVGTFGSQVILPLAHTIEHEEFMEVIKLEGVGHSPEDAIMPRDMFLLQLCSGMDENAVGTCAELIFAPIDASFADDAPLLPSGFRIIPLDSGKETSSPNRTLDLASALEIGPAGNRATNNYSTNSTCMRSVMTIAFEFAFESHMQEHVATMARQYVRSIISSVQRVALALSPSNISSQAGLRTPLGTPEALTLARWICHSYRCYLGVDLLKSSSEGSESILKNLWHHTDAVMCCSLKALPVFTFANQAGLDMLETTLVALQDITLEKIFDDHGRKALFAEFPQIMQQGFACLQGGICLSSMGRPVSYERAVAWKVLNEEETAHCICFMFINWSFV; encoded by the exons ATGGCAATGTCCTGCAAGGATGGTAAGACTGGGAGCTTGGATAACGGCAAGTATGTAAGATACACACCTGAGCAGGTTGAGGCTCTTGAGAGGCTCTATCATGAATGCCCCAAACCCAGTTCAATTCGCCGCCAACAGCTAATTAGGGAGTGCCCAATTCTCTCTAACATTGAGCCAAAGCAAATCAAAGTTTGGTTCCAGAACAGAAG ATGCAGAGAGAAGCAGAGGAAAGAAGCTTCCCGTCTTCAAGCTGTGAATAGAAAGCTGACAGCAATGAACAAGCTTTTGATGGAGGAGAATGATAGGTTGCAGAAGCAGGTGTCACAGCTGGTGTATGAGAATGGATACTTTCGCCAACATACCCAGAGT ACAACGCTTGCAACCAAAGATACAAGCTGTGAATCGGTGGTGACCAGTGGTCAACACCATTTGACACCTCAGCATCCTCCAAGGGATGCTAGTCCTGCAGG GCTTTTGTCCATTGCAGAAGAGACTTTAACAGAGTTTCTTTCAAAGGCCACTGGAACTGCTGTTGAGTGGGTCCAAATGCCTGGAATGAAG CCTGGTCCGGATTCCGTTGGAATCGTTGCTATTTCTCATGGTTGCTCTGGAGTGGCAGCACGAGCCTGCGGCCTGGTGGGTTTAGAGCCTACTAGG GTTGCAGAAATCCTTAAAGATCGGCCGTCGTGGTTCCGCGATTGTCGAGCTGTGGAAGTGCTGAATGTGCTGCCGACAGCTAATGGTGGAACCATTGAGCTGCTGTACATGCAG cTCTATGCACTGACAACATTGGCGCCAGCTCGCGACTTCTGGTTGTTGCGCTATACTTCTGTTTTAGAAGATGGCAGCCTTGTG GTCTGTGAGAGATCACTTAAGAATATACAAAATGGCCCAACCATGCCACCGGTGCAGCATTTTGTGAGAGCAGAAATGCTGCCAAGTGGGTACCTTATCCGACCTTGTGAAGGTGGTGGTTCAATCATACACATTGTTGATCATATGGATTTAGAg CCGTGGAGTGTTCCGGAAGTGTTGCGTCCCCTCTATGAATCATCCACGGTTCTCGCTCAAAAGACGACAATGGCG GCTCTGCGCCAGCTTAGGCAGATGGCTCAGGAGGTTACTCAGTCTAGTGTCAATGGCTGGGGAAGACGACCTGCTGCTCTACGAGCACTTAGCCAGCGGTTGAGCAG GGGTTTTAATGAAGCTGTCAATGGATTTACTGATGAGGGTTGGACGGTGATGGGGAATGATGGCATGGATGATGTTACTGTCCTTGTGAACTCATCTCCTGACAAGTTAATGGGTTTAAACCTTTCCTTTGCTAATGGATTTCCAGCTGTCAGCAATGCTGTCTTATGTGCTAAGGCATCTATGCTTTTACAG aatGTGCCTCCTGCTATTCTTCTTCGATTTTTGCGAGAGCACAGATCAGAGTGGGCAGACAACAACATTGATGTTTACTCAGCTGCGGCTATTAAAGTTGGTCCCTGTAGCTTACCAGGGTCTCGAGTTGGAACTTTTGGGAGCCAAGTTATTCTCCCACTGGCTCACACTATTGAACATGAAGAG TTCATGGAAGTTATTAAGTTGGAAGGTGTTGGCCACTCTCCTGAAGATGCAATAATGCCTAGAGACATGTTTCTCTTGCAA CTCTGCAGTGGGATGGATGAGAATGCTGTTGGTACCTGTGCTGAACTTATATTTGCTCCCATAGATGCTTCTTTTGCTGATGATGCACCTCTTCTGCCATCTGGTTTTCGCATTATTCCTCTCGATTCTGGAAAG GAAACCTCCAGTCCAAATCGCACCTTGGACCTTGCGTCTGCTCTTGAGATTGGTCCTGCTGGAAATAGAGCTACAAATAATTACTCTACTAATTCCACCTGTATGAGATCAGTGATGACCATAGCGTTTGAATTTGCATTTGAAAGTCACATGCAAGAGCATGTGGCAACCATGGCTCGGCAATATGTTCGCAGCATTATATCATCTGTTCAGAGGGTGGCATTAGCCCTATCTCCTTCTAATATAAGTTCACAAGCTGGTCTCCGTACACCATTAGGTACTCCAGAAGCACTAACACTTGCTCGTTGGATCTGTCACAGTTACAG GTGTTACTTGGGTGTGGATCTGCTTAAATCCAGCAGTGAAGGAAGTGAATCCATTCTCAAAAACCTTTGGCATCACACAGATGCTGTCATGTGCTGCTCACTAAAG GCATTGCCTGTTTTCACTTTTGCAAACCAAGCGGGACTTGATATGCTTGAGACGACCTTGGTTGCACTGCAAGACATAACCTTGGAGAAGATATTTGATGATCATGGGCGGAAGGCTCTCTTCGCGGAGTTCCCCCAGATAATGCAACAG GGCTTTGCTTGTCTTCAAGGTGGCATCTGTTTGTCAAGCATGGGCAGACCGGTTTCTTACGAGAGGGCTGTGGCTTGGAAGGTACTTAATGAAGAAGAGACTGCTCATTGCATCTGCTTTATGTTCATCAACTGGTCATTTGTGTAA